The Fusarium keratoplasticum isolate Fu6.1 chromosome 8, whole genome shotgun sequence genome includes a region encoding these proteins:
- a CDS encoding C2H2-type domain-containing protein, which yields MDISSLDQSAGSQRKLFNIPGHLSRADSDMGSIESEDPLARDAPTRSHTQSPVKQVANPPQNSLTPGRQTKIAVVLTRSPGHWDSFNEVNVTDEDLDGPVISDLTPRGEPRTLFKPVSTLVVPSPSGPSTAVSSDTASTTPARGRGRPKGSVKKRDGQLTAAASRQARQIKTRPHLNGFPKRRGRPPKNPSPPPRDIYRRVDVPFIAFLCEWDDCKAELHNLETLRRHVYIVHGDSVQCLWGSCGRREEPYEFDDDESFNKHVEEAHLVPLSWHVGDGPNNKGCRKAAENEIPDYLKDENGNQVTPSIRDQQEEDIMTWRKNRRKLKELLIRMNENLPDEPDADIIDDDAA from the coding sequence ATGGACATTAGCAGCCTCGACCAGAGCGCGGGGAGCCAAAGGAAGTTATTCAACATACCAGGGCACCTTTCACGAGCAGATTCGGATATGGGCAGCATCGAATCAGAAGACCCCCTGGCCAGGGATGCACCAACGAGAAGTCACACCCAAAGCCCGGTTAAGCAGGTTGCGAACCCACCACAAAACTCGTTGACACCAGGCCGTCAAACAAAGATCGCCGTCGTATTGACCAGATCGCCGGGACACTGGGACTCGTTTAATGAGGTCAACGTTACGGATGAGGACCTCGACGGTCCCGTCATCTCGGACTTGACACCACGGGGAGAGCCCAGAACATTGTTCAAACCAGTCAGCACCCTCGTCGTGCCGAGTCCGAGTGGACCATCAACGGCAGTTTCCAGCGACACAGCCTCAACCACTCCCGCTCGCGGTCGGGGAAGACCAAAGGGTTCGGTCAAGAAGCGTGACGGACAGCTCACAGCCGCAGCCTCCCGTCAGGCCCGGCAAATCAAGACCCGGCCTCATCTCAACGGTTTCCCGAAGCGAAGAGGACGGCCACCCAAGAACCCTTCGCCGCCACCGAGGGACATTTACCGTCGGGTTGACGTGCCGTTTATCGCCTTCCTGTGTGAGTGGGATGACTGCAAGGCGGAGCTGCACAACCTTGAAACGCTGCGGCGGCACGTCTACATCGTTCACGGTGACTCAGTTCAGTGTCTATGGGGGTCTTGTGGACGTCGAGAAGAACCTTATGAgtttgacgatgacgagagcTTCAACAAGCATGTTGAAGAGGCGCACCTGGTACCGCTTTCATGGCACGTCGGCGATGGCCCAAACAACAAAGGCTGCCGGAAAGCCGCCGAGAACGAGATACCAGACTATCTAAAGGATGAGAATGGGAACCAGGTGACGCCGTCAATACGAGATCAGCAAGAAGAGGACATTATGACCTGGAGGAAGAATCGACGCAAGCTAAAGGAGCTGCTGATTCGCATGAACGAGAACCTCCCAGACGAGCCCGATGCGGATAttatcgacgacgatgctgcatga